Proteins encoded within one genomic window of Aurantiacibacter spongiae:
- the clpB gene encoding ATP-dependent chaperone ClpB: protein MNLDKFTDRARGFLQSAQTVAIRNSHQRISPEHILKALLEDEEGMASGLIQRAGGDPAQAVEAVDALLAKVPSVSGSGAQQTPGLDNDAVRILDQAEQVAEKAGDSYVTVERLLLALALAKQGKAGRALADAGVTPEKLNGAINDLRGGRTADTASAENAYDAMKKYARDLTEAAKAGKLDPVIGRDEEIRRTVQILARRTKNNPVLIGEPGTGKTAIAEGLALRIANGDVPDSLKDRTLMALDMGALIAGAKYRGEFEERLKAVLDEVKGAEGHIILFIDEMHTLIGAGASEGSMDAGNLLKPALARGELHCIGATTLDEYQKYVERDAALQRRFQPVFVDEPSVEDTISILRGLKEKYELHHGVRITDTALVAAAQLSERYISDRFLPDKAIDLMDEAASRIRMEVESKPEEIEKLDRRIIQLKIEESALAKESDAASKDRLESIRKDLADLEDRSAELTTRWQNERDKIHAEARIKEELDQARIELEQAQRAGDLARAGELSYGRIPALEKQLSEAGSLTEGALLREEVTEDDIASVVSRWTGVPMEKMLEGEREKLLKMEDALGRRVIGQEDAVKAVSRAVRRARAGLQDPHRPLGSFLFLGPTGVGKTELTKALAAFLFDDDQAMVRIDMSEFMEKHAVARLIGAPPGYVGYEEGGVLTEAVRRRPYQVVLFDEVEKAHGDVFNVLLQVLDDGRLTDGQGRQVDFSNTLIILTSNLGSQYLSNLTDEQTVSDVEDQVMEVVRGHFRPEFLNRLDEIILFHRLAAEHMAPIVDIQVGRVQKLLRDRKITLDLTDAARRWLGRVGYDPVYGARPLKRAVQRYLQDPLAELLLGGEVPDGSTVHVDEGDGELRMRVG from the coding sequence ATGAATCTGGACAAGTTCACCGACCGGGCGCGCGGCTTCCTCCAGAGCGCGCAGACCGTCGCCATCCGCAACTCGCACCAGCGCATCAGCCCCGAACACATCCTGAAGGCCCTGCTGGAGGATGAAGAGGGCATGGCGTCCGGCCTGATCCAGCGTGCCGGGGGCGACCCGGCACAGGCGGTCGAGGCGGTCGACGCGCTGCTCGCCAAGGTGCCCTCGGTCAGCGGCTCGGGCGCGCAGCAGACGCCGGGTCTCGACAACGATGCCGTGCGCATCCTGGACCAGGCGGAACAGGTCGCGGAGAAGGCGGGTGACAGCTACGTGACCGTGGAGCGCCTGTTGCTCGCCCTCGCGCTGGCGAAGCAGGGCAAGGCGGGCAGGGCGCTGGCCGATGCCGGGGTCACGCCGGAAAAGCTGAACGGTGCGATCAACGATCTGCGCGGCGGACGCACGGCGGATACCGCGAGCGCCGAGAACGCCTACGACGCGATGAAGAAATACGCCCGCGACCTGACCGAGGCGGCCAAGGCGGGCAAGCTCGACCCTGTCATCGGGCGCGACGAGGAAATCCGCCGCACGGTGCAGATCCTCGCCCGGCGGACCAAGAACAACCCCGTGCTGATCGGCGAGCCCGGCACCGGCAAGACCGCCATTGCCGAAGGGCTGGCGCTGCGCATCGCCAATGGCGACGTGCCCGATTCGCTCAAGGATCGCACGCTGATGGCGCTCGACATGGGCGCGCTGATCGCGGGCGCGAAATATCGCGGCGAGTTCGAGGAGCGGCTGAAGGCCGTGCTCGACGAGGTGAAGGGCGCCGAAGGCCACATCATCCTGTTCATCGACGAGATGCACACGCTGATCGGCGCGGGCGCTTCGGAAGGCAGCATGGATGCCGGCAACCTGCTCAAGCCGGCGCTGGCGCGCGGCGAGCTGCACTGCATCGGCGCGACCACGCTCGACGAGTATCAGAAATACGTCGAGAGGGACGCCGCGCTCCAACGCCGCTTCCAGCCCGTCTTCGTGGACGAGCCGAGCGTGGAGGACACCATCTCCATCCTGCGCGGGCTGAAGGAGAAGTACGAGCTGCACCACGGCGTGCGGATCACCGACACCGCGCTGGTCGCCGCCGCGCAGCTTTCCGAACGCTACATTTCCGACCGCTTCCTGCCCGACAAGGCGATCGACCTGATGGACGAGGCCGCCAGCCGCATCCGCATGGAGGTGGAGAGCAAGCCCGAGGAAATCGAGAAGCTCGACCGGCGTATCATCCAGCTCAAGATCGAGGAATCGGCGCTGGCGAAGGAAAGCGATGCGGCATCGAAGGACCGGCTCGAATCGATCCGCAAGGATCTCGCCGATCTGGAGGACCGCTCCGCCGAACTGACGACCCGCTGGCAGAACGAGCGCGACAAGATCCATGCCGAGGCGCGGATCAAGGAGGAACTCGACCAGGCACGCATCGAACTGGAGCAGGCCCAGCGCGCCGGCGACCTCGCCCGGGCGGGCGAGTTGTCATACGGCCGCATCCCGGCGCTCGAAAAGCAGCTGTCGGAGGCCGGCTCGCTGACCGAGGGGGCGCTGCTGCGGGAGGAAGTGACCGAGGACGACATCGCCTCCGTCGTCAGCCGCTGGACCGGCGTGCCGATGGAAAAGATGCTGGAGGGCGAGCGGGAGAAACTGCTCAAGATGGAGGACGCGCTCGGCCGGCGCGTGATCGGGCAGGAGGACGCGGTGAAGGCCGTGTCCCGCGCCGTGCGCCGCGCGCGCGCCGGACTGCAGGATCCGCACCGGCCGCTCGGCAGCTTCCTGTTCCTCGGCCCCACCGGCGTCGGCAAGACGGAGCTGACCAAGGCGCTCGCCGCCTTCCTGTTCGACGACGACCAGGCGATGGTCCGCATCGACATGAGCGAGTTCATGGAAAAGCACGCCGTGGCCCGCCTGATCGGCGCGCCGCCGGGATATGTCGGGTACGAGGAAGGCGGGGTCCTGACCGAGGCGGTGCGCCGCCGGCCCTACCAGGTGGTGCTGTTCGACGAGGTCGAGAAGGCCCACGGCGATGTCTTCAACGTGCTGTTGCAGGTGCTCGACGACGGGCGACTGACCGACGGGCAGGGGCGGCAGGTGGACTTTTCCAACACGCTCATCATCCTGACCAGCAACCTGGGCAGCCAGTACCTGTCCAACCTGACGGACGAGCAGACCGTCAGCGATGTCGAGGATCAGGTGATGGAAGTCGTGCGCGGTCATTTCCGCCCCGAATTTCTCAACCGGCTGGACGAGATCATCCTGTTCCACCGGCTTGCCGCCGAACACATGGCGCCGATCGTCGATATCCAGGTGGGCCGGGTGCAGAAGCTGCTTCGCGATCGCAAGATCACCCTCGACCTGACCGATGCGGCGCGCCGCTGGCTGGGCCGGGTGGGCTACGATCCGGTCTATGGCGCACGCCCGCTCAAGCGGGCGGTGCAGCGCTATCTCCAGGATCCGCTGGCCGAGTTGCTGCTCGGCGGCGAGGTGCCCGACGGCAGCACGGTCCATGTCGACGAGGGTGACGGCGAACTGCGGATGCGGGTCGGTTAG
- a CDS encoding TonB-dependent receptor domain-containing protein: protein MKKVHTKYLTGLAVSVSAMAMVAGAPAYAQDTDDECEVNAQGQADEDCEQPVRADGVVSDDAGDLTPVVDSNPGAYGEVNNDGAIVVTGSRIRQDTYSSISPLQVLSTEAERDVGNFDAAQILQRSEAAAGTQIDATFQGFVLNNGPGSQTLDLRGLGADRTLLLVNGRRLAPAGVEGAPTNPSINLIPASLVARYDLLLDGASSVYGSDAVAGVGNIILRTDIDGVELFASGNINEQGGGDDYTLSAAYGKTFDRGFFGIGFEYSKRDEVRIGDRDFLSGCNTNYEIDQDGNIYTVGVADNANTLADSGGTIQERTTPCKIEAAVRRIIPGGNLFFGSIYADPTVYDSTGQAGNTGIPGFSDAFDAFGDPVDRNGDGFLDVDFTQVSRNGTDLTPSFISPQDLYNVMAYGEYELGTSLNITPFFEANYSRSEVSARSTVPQLFPYVPANNQFNPCNFIDNPNGVDCAAAQNQFDGLDTYAGGDYALPEGVRYVVRPVVSVRGDRSFVETTLEQYRGVLGVRGDLPFINDSWTFEVSGVYSRSIGKSSRAGIRGDRLALALGIDPTSAQGVNAASPVVLPGGACATSGFQNPDILQPDVVDGCVPVNLFAPSLYDQAVGDFATQAERDYLFDSRDFDTVYEQTVISAYTTGDIVELPAGPLSVVVGGEYRYDKLDSQPDAVAAQGLFFGYFADQGGEGNKYILEGFGEVNLPVFSNDFLGDFEVNASGRISKDEYYGTNETYSLKGGWRPVPAVLLKISYGTSFRAPNLRENFLAGQSGFGGLTDPCAVPSDAFFPLGGGYSAADDNRDQQVLENCRREGRDPTRVGIDSGGSNTVQVPSVEITSGGSLDLDPETSTSLTAGVAVSESYGNFDFAFNFNYFDIQVEGAIAEPTGQFVVNQCFLRDDGVRSNYCDSIDYDTDPASRQLITDVFAGFVNINEENVKGIDLNANFGYDLGFGGEIVDLGLNIRANHLIERSSTLLDDQGNAVFDDVAGEFGFPSWTGRATATIGYKDLTLSWQTRYIGEVAQDPAGVDAFSDAFGNGPDGEPTGFISDTCTGGGSPNGVVEGDGRFCRDVGFADDYFVHTVSLRYEFNDDITLRAGVTNVFDKKPPLIDTDEVFGISNTPIGNGYDFDGREYFGSISVRF, encoded by the coding sequence ATGAAAAAAGTACATACCAAGTATCTGACGGGTCTCGCGGTTTCCGTATCCGCGATGGCCATGGTCGCGGGTGCGCCCGCCTATGCGCAGGACACCGACGACGAGTGCGAGGTCAACGCGCAGGGCCAGGCTGACGAGGATTGCGAACAGCCGGTCCGCGCCGACGGCGTGGTATCCGACGATGCCGGCGATCTCACGCCCGTGGTCGATTCGAATCCGGGCGCCTATGGCGAAGTCAACAATGACGGCGCGATCGTCGTCACGGGTTCGCGTATCCGCCAGGACACCTACAGCAGCATTTCGCCGCTCCAGGTCCTCTCGACCGAAGCCGAGCGCGACGTCGGTAACTTCGATGCCGCGCAGATCCTGCAGCGTTCCGAAGCGGCCGCCGGTACGCAGATCGATGCGACCTTCCAGGGCTTCGTGCTGAACAACGGTCCGGGTTCGCAGACGCTCGACCTTCGTGGCCTGGGTGCCGACCGCACGCTGCTGCTCGTCAACGGCCGCCGCCTGGCGCCGGCCGGCGTGGAAGGCGCGCCGACCAACCCGTCGATCAACCTGATCCCGGCGTCGCTCGTGGCGCGCTACGACCTGCTGCTCGACGGTGCGTCCTCGGTCTACGGTTCGGACGCGGTTGCGGGCGTGGGTAACATCATCCTGCGCACCGATATCGACGGTGTCGAACTGTTCGCCAGCGGCAACATCAACGAGCAGGGCGGCGGCGACGACTACACGCTCTCGGCTGCCTACGGTAAGACCTTCGATCGCGGCTTCTTCGGCATCGGTTTCGAATATTCGAAGCGTGACGAGGTCCGCATCGGCGACCGCGACTTCCTGTCGGGTTGCAACACCAACTACGAAATCGACCAGGACGGCAACATCTACACGGTCGGCGTCGCCGACAACGCCAACACCCTGGCCGACAGCGGCGGCACGATTCAGGAGCGCACCACGCCCTGCAAGATCGAGGCCGCGGTTCGTCGCATCATTCCGGGCGGCAACCTGTTCTTCGGCTCGATCTACGCCGATCCGACCGTCTACGATTCGACCGGTCAGGCCGGCAACACCGGCATTCCGGGCTTCAGCGATGCGTTCGACGCGTTCGGTGATCCGGTCGACCGCAACGGTGACGGCTTCCTCGATGTCGACTTCACCCAGGTCTCGCGCAACGGCACCGACCTGACGCCGTCGTTCATCAGTCCCCAGGATCTGTACAACGTCATGGCGTATGGCGAGTACGAACTCGGCACGAGCCTGAACATCACCCCGTTCTTCGAGGCCAATTACAGCCGGTCCGAAGTGTCTGCGCGCAGCACCGTGCCGCAGCTGTTCCCCTACGTTCCGGCGAACAACCAGTTCAACCCGTGTAACTTCATCGACAACCCCAACGGTGTCGATTGCGCCGCGGCACAGAACCAGTTCGACGGCCTTGATACCTATGCCGGCGGTGATTACGCGCTGCCCGAGGGCGTGCGTTACGTCGTGCGACCGGTGGTATCGGTCCGTGGCGATCGCAGCTTCGTCGAGACCACTCTCGAACAGTACCGCGGTGTCCTTGGCGTGCGCGGCGACCTGCCGTTCATCAATGACAGCTGGACCTTCGAGGTTTCGGGCGTCTATTCGCGCTCGATCGGCAAGTCCTCGCGTGCCGGTATCCGCGGCGATCGCCTGGCGCTCGCTCTCGGCATCGACCCGACTTCGGCGCAGGGCGTGAATGCGGCCAGCCCCGTCGTCCTCCCGGGCGGTGCGTGCGCTACCAGCGGCTTCCAGAACCCGGACATCCTGCAGCCCGACGTGGTCGACGGCTGTGTTCCGGTGAACCTGTTCGCCCCGTCGCTGTACGATCAGGCCGTGGGCGACTTCGCCACGCAGGCCGAGCGTGACTACCTGTTCGATTCGCGTGACTTCGACACGGTCTACGAACAGACGGTCATCTCCGCCTACACCACGGGCGACATCGTCGAGCTTCCGGCCGGACCGCTTTCGGTCGTGGTCGGCGGTGAATACCGCTACGACAAGCTGGACTCCCAGCCCGATGCCGTCGCGGCTCAGGGTCTGTTCTTCGGCTACTTCGCAGACCAGGGCGGCGAGGGTAACAAGTACATCCTCGAAGGGTTCGGCGAGGTGAACCTGCCGGTCTTCTCCAACGACTTCCTGGGCGATTTCGAGGTTAACGCCTCGGGCCGCATCAGTAAGGACGAGTACTACGGCACGAACGAGACCTATTCGCTCAAGGGCGGCTGGCGTCCGGTTCCGGCCGTGCTGCTGAAGATCAGCTACGGCACGTCGTTCCGCGCTCCGAACCTGCGTGAGAACTTCCTGGCCGGTCAGTCGGGCTTCGGTGGCCTCACCGATCCCTGCGCCGTGCCGTCGGATGCGTTCTTCCCGCTCGGTGGCGGTTACAGCGCGGCCGATGATAACCGCGACCAGCAGGTTCTGGAAAACTGCCGCCGCGAGGGTCGCGACCCGACCCGCGTGGGTATCGACTCGGGTGGCTCGAACACGGTTCAGGTTCCCAGCGTCGAGATTACCTCGGGCGGTAGCCTCGATCTCGATCCGGAAACCTCGACCTCGCTTACCGCCGGCGTCGCCGTCAGCGAGAGCTACGGCAATTTCGACTTCGCGTTCAACTTCAACTATTTCGACATCCAGGTTGAAGGTGCCATCGCGGAGCCGACCGGTCAGTTCGTGGTCAACCAGTGCTTCCTGCGCGACGACGGCGTCCGCAGCAACTACTGCGACTCGATCGACTACGACACCGATCCGGCCAGCCGCCAGCTCATCACCGACGTGTTCGCGGGCTTCGTGAACATCAACGAAGAGAACGTGAAGGGCATCGATCTTAACGCGAACTTCGGGTACGATCTCGGCTTCGGCGGGGAAATCGTCGATCTCGGCCTCAACATCCGGGCGAACCACCTGATCGAGCGTAGCAGCACGCTGCTGGACGATCAGGGCAACGCGGTGTTCGACGACGTTGCCGGCGAATTCGGCTTCCCGTCCTGGACGGGCCGGGCGACCGCGACGATCGGCTACAAGGACCTCACCCTGAGCTGGCAGACCCGCTACATCGGCGAAGTCGCTCAGGATCCGGCCGGCGTGGACGCGTTCTCGGATGCGTTCGGCAACGGTCCGGATGGTGAGCCGACCGGCTTCATCAGCGACACCTGCACCGGCGGCGGATCGCCGAACGGCGTGGTCGAGGGCGACGGACGGTTCTGCCGCGACGTCGGCTTCGCGGACGACTACTTCGTCCACACCGTGTCGCTGCGCTACGAGTTCAACGACGACATCACGCTGCGTGCCGGTGTGACCAACGTGTTCGACAAGAAGCCGCCGCTGATCGACACCGACGAAGTGTTCGGTATCTCGAACACCCCGATCGGCAACGGCTATGACTTCGATGGTCGCGAGTATTTCGGATCGATCAGCGTTCGCTTCTGA
- a CDS encoding SDR family NAD(P)-dependent oxidoreductase: MQIDSSTPAIVTGGASGLGEATARALAERGAKVALFDLNEERGESVARELGGIFCKVDVADEASVEAGFTRAREEHGEARILVCCAGIATVGKTARRDRDTGEISHLDIDVFRKTVTINLLGTFTCIAKAAAGMMALEPREDGERGAIVCTASVAAQDGQIGQVSYSASKAGVAGMTLPIARDLMGEGIRINTILPGIFETPMMAGLPEKAQASLAESIPFPKRLGRAGEYAQLATFLIETIYMNAATVRLDGAIRMGPR, translated from the coding sequence ATGCAGATCGACAGTTCGACCCCCGCCATCGTCACCGGGGGTGCTTCGGGCCTGGGCGAGGCGACCGCCCGCGCGCTTGCCGAGAGGGGTGCGAAGGTGGCGCTGTTCGATCTCAACGAGGAGCGCGGCGAAAGCGTCGCCAGGGAACTCGGCGGTATCTTCTGCAAGGTCGACGTCGCTGACGAGGCATCGGTCGAGGCGGGCTTTACCCGGGCGCGCGAAGAGCATGGCGAGGCGCGCATCCTGGTTTGCTGCGCCGGCATCGCCACGGTCGGGAAGACCGCCCGCCGCGATCGCGATACCGGAGAGATCTCCCATCTCGACATCGACGTCTTCCGCAAGACCGTGACCATCAACCTGCTCGGCACCTTCACCTGCATTGCGAAGGCGGCGGCGGGGATGATGGCGCTCGAACCGCGCGAGGACGGGGAGCGCGGCGCGATCGTGTGCACCGCTTCCGTGGCGGCGCAGGACGGGCAGATCGGCCAGGTTTCCTATTCCGCCTCGAAGGCGGGCGTCGCCGGAATGACCCTGCCGATCGCGCGGGATCTGATGGGCGAGGGTATTCGCATCAACACCATTCTGCCCGGCATCTTCGAAACGCCGATGATGGCCGGCCTGCCCGAGAAGGCGCAGGCCTCGCTGGCCGAGAGCATTCCCTTTCCCAAGCGCCTGGGGCGGGCCGGCGAGTACGCGCAACTCGCCACCTTCCTGATCGAGACCATCTACATGAATGCCGCCACGGTGCGGCTCGACGGTGCGATCCGCATGGGTCCGCGCTGA
- the mtnP gene encoding S-methyl-5'-thioadenosine phosphorylase, translating into MAKAGAPWHIGVIGGSGLYEPGALDEMQEIAVGSAFGEPSGPVVTGMLGGVRFTFIARHGAGHRLSPSHVNYRANIDVLKRCGVTDILAVSAIGSLAEEIAPGAFVVIDQLIDRTTGRERSFFGEGMVAHVPLADPVCPRLSRHALKAAKKAGAAVHDGGTYVAIEGPQFSTRAESLLYRQWGAQVIGMTAMPEARLAREAELPYALVGMVTDYDCWRENSDVDVADILETMRANAETARAMLGEFATILPKTRSASPIDTGLDTAIVTPRERWDVAATTRLDAVAGRLIERFPRAKG; encoded by the coding sequence ATGGCGAAGGCCGGCGCGCCCTGGCATATCGGCGTCATCGGCGGCTCGGGTCTCTACGAGCCCGGCGCGCTGGACGAGATGCAGGAAATCGCGGTCGGGTCCGCCTTCGGGGAGCCGTCCGGCCCCGTCGTGACCGGCATGCTCGGCGGCGTGCGCTTCACCTTCATCGCCCGCCACGGTGCGGGCCACCGCCTGTCGCCCTCGCACGTGAATTACCGCGCCAATATCGACGTGCTCAAGCGCTGCGGCGTGACCGACATTCTCGCCGTTTCGGCTATCGGCAGCCTGGCGGAAGAGATCGCGCCCGGGGCGTTCGTCGTCATCGACCAGCTGATCGACCGGACGACGGGGCGCGAGCGAAGTTTCTTCGGGGAAGGCATGGTCGCCCACGTCCCGCTCGCCGATCCGGTCTGCCCGCGCCTGTCGCGCCACGCGCTCAAGGCGGCGAAAAAGGCCGGCGCCGCCGTGCATGACGGCGGAACCTATGTCGCGATAGAGGGACCGCAATTCTCGACCCGCGCGGAAAGCCTGCTCTACCGGCAGTGGGGCGCGCAGGTCATCGGCATGACCGCCATGCCCGAAGCGCGGCTCGCGCGGGAGGCTGAGCTGCCCTACGCGCTGGTGGGCATGGTTACGGATTACGATTGCTGGCGGGAGAACAGCGACGTTGACGTGGCGGACATCCTGGAAACCATGCGCGCCAATGCCGAGACCGCCCGCGCCATGCTGGGCGAGTTCGCGACCATCCTGCCGAAGACCCGCTCCGCCAGCCCGATCGACACGGGCCTCGATACCGCCATCGTGACCCCACGGGAACGCTGGGACGTGGCCGCCACCACCCGCCTGGATGCCGTCGCGGGGCGACTGATCGAGCGGTTTCCTCGCGCAAAGGGCTGA
- a CDS encoding MarR family winged helix-turn-helix transcriptional regulator, translating into MQPNTPLADFLPYQLSLASNAVSGRIALEYRNRWGLGIPEWRVMAVLGDCGALTQRDLTRRTLMDKVAVNRACKGLEERDLAHRTPNEQDGRSHLLDLTPAGRAMHDEIMPLALAMERQLFDGFSSDELDLFRSLLQRARQRSEDLLGDELDQDAADGEAFGVK; encoded by the coding sequence ATGCAACCGAACACGCCCCTTGCCGATTTTCTCCCCTACCAGCTCTCCCTTGCCTCGAACGCGGTGAGCGGTCGCATCGCGCTGGAATATCGCAACCGCTGGGGGCTGGGAATACCGGAGTGGCGGGTCATGGCGGTTCTGGGGGATTGCGGCGCCCTGACGCAGCGCGATCTCACCCGGCGCACGCTGATGGACAAGGTGGCCGTGAATCGCGCGTGCAAGGGGCTGGAGGAACGCGATCTGGCGCATCGCACACCCAACGAACAGGACGGCCGATCCCACCTGCTGGACCTGACGCCAGCGGGCCGGGCCATGCATGACGAGATCATGCCGCTGGCGCTCGCGATGGAGCGGCAGTTGTTCGACGGCTTTTCGAGCGACGAGCTCGACCTGTTCCGGTCCCTCCTGCAACGGGCGCGCCAGCGATCCGAGGATCTGCTGGGAGACGAGCTGGACCAGGACGCGGCGGATGGAGAAGCCTTCGGCGTGAAGTAG
- a CDS encoding type II secretion system F family protein, whose translation MTASAPGPTLLGVDVILVGTILAGIAALATVFAIYAAVTVKDPMAKRVKALNARRSELKTGMLTQSARKRQSLVRKTDTTEKMKDTLQGMKVLQESQVKLIQQKLAQAGFRNKEMAIVVIFARMVLPVVLGLLGIVVFYWTDTFPEWGSFKRFMGFAALVVAGYKGPETYLKNIANKRTKAIQKGLPDALDLLVICAEAGLTVDAAFNRVAKELGRAYPELGDEFALTAIELSFLTERRQAFENLAYRVDLDAVRGVVTTMIQTERYGTPLASALRVLSAEFRNERMMRAEEKAARLPAIMTVPLILFILPVLFIVILGPAACSIADAFSGDGPGSH comes from the coding sequence ATGACCGCTTCCGCGCCCGGACCGACCCTTCTGGGCGTCGACGTCATCCTCGTCGGCACGATCCTTGCCGGGATCGCCGCCCTGGCCACCGTCTTTGCCATCTACGCGGCGGTGACGGTGAAGGATCCGATGGCGAAGCGGGTGAAGGCGCTGAACGCGCGCCGCTCCGAACTGAAGACCGGGATGCTGACCCAGTCGGCCCGCAAGCGCCAGTCGCTGGTGCGCAAGACCGACACGACAGAGAAGATGAAGGACACGCTGCAGGGCATGAAAGTCCTGCAGGAAAGCCAGGTCAAGCTGATCCAGCAGAAGCTGGCGCAGGCGGGCTTCCGCAACAAGGAAATGGCGATCGTCGTCATCTTCGCGCGCATGGTGCTGCCCGTCGTGCTCGGCCTGCTCGGCATCGTCGTGTTCTACTGGACCGACACCTTCCCCGAATGGGGCAGTTTCAAGCGTTTCATGGGTTTCGCCGCGCTGGTTGTCGCGGGTTACAAGGGACCGGAAACCTATCTCAAGAACATCGCCAACAAGCGCACAAAGGCCATCCAGAAGGGGCTGCCGGACGCGCTCGACCTGCTGGTGATCTGTGCCGAGGCGGGCCTGACCGTCGACGCCGCCTTCAACCGCGTCGCCAAGGAACTGGGCCGCGCCTACCCGGAACTGGGGGACGAATTCGCCCTGACCGCGATCGAACTGTCCTTCCTCACCGAACGGCGCCAGGCGTTCGAAAACCTCGCCTACCGGGTCGATCTCGATGCGGTGCGCGGGGTGGTGACGACGATGATCCAGACAGAACGCTACGGCACCCCGCTCGCCAGCGCGTTGCGCGTCCTGTCCGCCGAATTCCGCAACGAGCGCATGATGCGCGCCGAGGAAAAGGCCGCGCGCCTGCCCGCGATCATGACCGTGCCGCTGATCCTGTTCATCCTGCCGGTGCTGTTCATCGTCATCCTCGGCCCGGCCGCCTGCTCCATCGCCGACGCCTTCTCCGGCGACGGCCCCGGCAGTCACTAG
- a CDS encoding type II secretion system F family protein — protein MNIIQLLLVGGGLMGLMILGYVLVNGKSPAKEGQRRLEALRYRHSESTKDKVESQLKKAIAARKPSQFVKAGSGSRIQALAVRLDRSGRAWTITQYMYASVGLAIAIAALVYLQTGAALLALGIGVLVGAGLPHMVVSFFIKKRTNDFNAKFPDGIELLVRGLRSGLPVAETLAVVAQEVPGPVGAEFRAVVERIKIGRTMEEALQETADKLGTAEFQFFVITLAIQRETGGNLAETLSNLADVLRKRAQMKLKIKAMSSESKASAYIVGALPFIVFGMIYWINPSYIGGFFTDDRLIITGLGGLVWMSIGAFIMAKMVSFEI, from the coding sequence ATGAACATCATCCAGCTACTGCTCGTAGGTGGCGGCCTGATGGGCCTGATGATCCTGGGCTACGTGCTGGTGAACGGCAAGTCCCCGGCAAAGGAAGGGCAGCGGCGCCTGGAGGCGCTGCGCTACCGCCATTCCGAAAGCACCAAGGACAAGGTCGAGAGCCAGCTCAAGAAGGCGATCGCCGCGCGCAAGCCCTCGCAGTTCGTGAAGGCCGGCTCCGGCTCGCGCATCCAGGCGCTCGCGGTACGGCTGGACCGGTCGGGCCGGGCATGGACCATCACCCAGTACATGTACGCCTCCGTCGGTCTCGCGATCGCTATCGCAGCCCTCGTCTATCTGCAGACGGGCGCGGCGCTGCTGGCGCTCGGCATCGGCGTGCTGGTCGGCGCGGGTCTGCCGCACATGGTCGTCAGCTTCTTCATCAAGAAGCGCACCAACGACTTCAACGCCAAGTTTCCGGACGGCATCGAATTGCTGGTCCGCGGACTTCGGTCCGGTCTGCCCGTCGCGGAAACGCTGGCCGTCGTCGCGCAGGAAGTCCCCGGCCCGGTCGGCGCCGAATTCCGCGCCGTCGTGGAGCGCATCAAGATCGGTCGCACGATGGAAGAAGCGCTGCAGGAAACGGCCGACAAGCTGGGCACCGCGGAATTCCAGTTCTTCGTCATCACCCTCGCCATTCAGCGCGAGACGGGCGGCAACCTCGCCGAAACGCTGTCGAACCTTGCCGACGTGCTGCGCAAGCGCGCGCAGATGAAGCTGAAGATCAAGGCGATGAGCTCCGAATCCAAGGCCTCCGCCTATATCGTGGGCGCCCTGCCCTTCATCGTGTTCGGCATGATCTACTGGATCAACCCCAGCTACATCGGTGGCTTCTTCACCGACGACCGGCTCATCATCACCGGCCTGGGCGGGCTCGTGTGGATGAGCATTGGCGCCTTCATCATGGCCAAGATGGTCAGCTTCGAGATCTGA